One Lutzomyia longipalpis isolate SR_M1_2022 chromosome 4, ASM2433408v1 DNA segment encodes these proteins:
- the LOC129795974 gene encoding facilitated trehalose transporter Tret1-like, whose protein sequence is MICTINRGRCVQIFVAAIACFTEFLAGIYTAWTSPMITLFLSDETPLESGPMTKEQVSLMTSLLYIGAILGSFSAGWLANAIGRKWSLIISMMSQLIGNSLIIFAKTPLLLFISRIFSGFITGATFVILPIFIAEITQKSLRTTLGNFFGLSCNIGHLVGKGLTTFGFYVVPSISIGSAVIFIGCFLMFPDTPEYLLLRNRSEDAEKSLKFYRGVGKDQPFPVETASEFDDMKKVISLRNPNSKITIKDFKDPTTILAIIITFVMTSNINFTGIRLTTAFTASMLNDAAIPVDVSLTDNIICVLQVIGCMAAIYVIRFFKVRRSFLFFYLASIVSFFGAAAHYFLHENDFDMIPYTWSFVTCIVLVVVIPSIAINNLSMSTSSQVLPVKIRGSVLGFLNILGLVVAFFTVQYYLYLVDTIGNSMVMSAMGLWCLFGAIFIFIFLPELHNKSYSDIVNSLRCRLPGRFNCAPSQDITSSI, encoded by the exons ATGATTTGTACGATAAATAGAGGAAGATGTGTTCAAATTTTTGTGGCTGCAATTG CGTGCTTTACGGAATTTCTTGCTGGTATCTACACAGCATGGACATCCCCAATGATCACATTATTCCTGTCGGATGAAACTCCCCTCGAGAGTGGTCCAATGACAAAGGAACAGGTATCCCTGATGACATCCTTGCTGTATATCGGTGCCATTCTTGGTTCCTTCTCAGCAGGATGGTTGGCAAATGCAATTGGGAGGAAGTGGAGTCTCATCATTTCCATGATGTCTCAACTTATTGGAAATTCCTTAATTATCTTCGCAAAAACTCCCCTTCTTCTCTTTATCTCAAGAATATTTAGTGGATTCATCACAGGTGCTACATTTGTCATTCTACCCATTTTTATAGCTGAAATTACTCAAAAAAG tcTAAGGACAACTCTTGGGAACTTTTTTGGTCTTAGTTGCAACATTGGCCATTTGGTAGGGAAAGGATTGACAACATTTGGATTCTACGTTGTCCCTTCTATCTCAATTGGGAGCGCTGTTATCTTCATTGGATGCTTCTTGATGTTCCCAGATACACCGGAATATCTTCTTTTGCGAAATAGGTCAGAAGATGCGGAGAAATCTCTCAAATTCTACCGAGGTGTGGGTAAGGATCAACCATTTCCGGTGGAAACTGCTTCGGAATTTGATGATATGAAGAAGGTAATCAGTCTTCGGAATCCCAACAGCAAGATTACCATCAAAGACTTCA AGGACCCAACAACCATCCTGGCCATCATTATAACCTTCGTTATGACGAGCAATATAAACTTCACGGGAATTCGCCTCACAACAGCCTTTACAGCATCTATGCTCAATGATGCCGCTATCCCAGTTGATGTCTCCTTGACGGACAACATTATCTGCGTTTTACAAGTTATTGGATGCATGGCAGCTATTTATGTTATTCGATTTTTCAAAGTTCGTCGATCTTTCTTGTTCTTTTACCTTGCTAGCATTGTGAGTTTCTTCGGTGCAGCTGCTCATTACTTTCTTCACGAAAATGATTTCGATATGATTCCTTACACGTGGTCTTTTGTCACCTGTATTGTCCTTGTTGTTGTTATCCCTTCCATTGCCATTAATAATCTCTCCATGAGTACCTCCTCGCAGGTTCTTCCAGTTAAAATTCGTGGTTCAGTGTTAGGGTTCCTCAATATTCTAGGTCTCGTTGTGGCCTTCTTCACAGTACAGTACTACCTCTATTTAGTGGATACAATTGGGAATTCCATGGTTATGTCTGCCATGGGTTTATGGTGCCTTTTTGGTgctattttcatatttatctTTCTTCCTGAGCTACATAATAAAAGCTACAGTGACATCGTGAATTCACTCAGATGTAGACTACCAGGAAGATTTAATTGTGCACCATCGCAAGATATTACTtcatcaatataa